In Arvicanthis niloticus isolate mArvNil1 chromosome 4, mArvNil1.pat.X, whole genome shotgun sequence, a single window of DNA contains:
- the Slc71a1 gene encoding hippocampus abundant transcript 1 protein isoform X1, producing the protein MTQGKKKKRAANRSIMLAKKIIIKDGGTPQGIGSPSVYHAVIVIFLEFFAWGLLTAPTLVVLHETFPKHTFLMNGLIQGVKGLLSFLSAPLIGALSDVWGRKSFLLLTVFFTCAPIPLMKISPWWYFAVISVSGVFAVTFSVVFAYVADITQEHERSMAYGLVSATFAASLVTSPAIGAYLGRVYGDSLVVVLATAIALLDICFILVAVPESLPEKMRPASWGAPISWEQADPFASLKKVGQDSIVLLICITVFLSYLPEAGQYSSFFLYLRQIMKFSPESVAAFIAVLGILSIIAQTIVLSLLMRSIGNKNTILLGLGFQILQLAWYGFGSEPWMMWAAGAVAAMSSITFPAVSALVSRTADADQQGVVQGMITGIRGLCNGLGPALYGFIFYIFHVELKELPITGTDLGTNTSPQHHFEQNSIIPGPPFLFGACSVLLALLVALFIPEHTNLSLRSSSWRKHCGGHSHPHSTQAPGEAKEPLLQDTNV; encoded by the exons CCTCAAGGAATAGGCTCCCCTAGTGTGTATCATGCAGTTATTGTCATCTTTTTGGAGTTCTTTGCTTGGGGACTACTGACAGCACCCACATTGGTG GTATTGCATGAAACCTTCCCTAAACATACGTTTCTGATGAATGGCCTAATTCAAGGAGTAAAG GGTTTGTTGTCATTCCTCAGTGCCCCACTTATTGGTGCTCTTTCTGATGTTTGGGGCCGAAAATCCTTCTTGCTGCTAACAGTGTTTTTCACATGTGCCCCCATTCCTCTAATGAAGATCAGCCCATG GTGGTACTTTGCTGTTATCTCTGTTTCTGGGGTTTTTGCAGTTACCTTCTCTGTGGTatttgcatatgtagcagatataaCTCAAGAGCATGAAAGAAGTATGGCTTACGGGCTG GTTTCCGCCACGTTCGCTGCCAGCTTAGTTACCAGCCCTGCAATTGGAGCTTACCTTGGACGAGTGTATGGGGACAGCTTAGTGGTGGTCCTTGCTACAGCAATAGCTCTGCTAGACATCTGTTTTATCCTTGTTGCTGTGCCAGAGTCATTGCCTGAGAAGATGCGACCAGCATCGTGGGGCGCTCCCATTTCCTGGGAACAGGCTGACCCTTTTGCA tctttaaaaaaagTGGGCCAAGATTCCATAGTGCTGCTGATCTGTATCACGGTGTTTCTCTCCTACCTACCTGAAGCAGGCCAGTACTCCAGCTTCTTCTTATACCTCAGACAG ATAATGAAATTTTCCCCGGAAAGTGTGGCAGCCTTTATAGCGGTCCTTGGCATTCTGTCCATTATTGCACAG ACTATAGTCTTGAGTTTACTCATGAGGTCAATTGGAAATAAGAACACCATCTTATTGGGTCTGGGATTTCAAATATTGCAGCTGGCATGGTACGGCTTTGGTTCAGAACCTTG GATGATGTGGGCTGCTGGGGCAGTGGCAGCCATGTCTAGCATCACCTTTCCAGCTGTTAGTGCCCTTGTTTCACGGACTGCTGATGCGGATCAACAGG GTGTTGTTCAAGGAATGATAACAGGAATCCGAGGACTGTGTAATGGTCTGGGACCAGCCCTTTATGGGTTCATTTTCTACATATTCCATGTGGAACTTAAAGAACTGCCAATCACAGGAACAGACCTGGGGACAAACACAAGCCCTCAGCACCACTTTGAACAG AATTCCATCATCCCTGGCCCCCCCTTCCTCTTTGGAGCCTGTTCGGTGCTGCTGGCTCTGCTCGTTGCCTTGTTTATTCCGGAACACACTAACTTAAGTTTAAGGTCCAGCAGTTGGAGGAAGCACTGTGGCGGTCACAGCCATCCTCACAGTACACAAGCGCCAGGAGAGGCCAAAGAACCTTTACTCCAGGACACGAATGTGTGA
- the Slc71a1 gene encoding hippocampus abundant transcript 1 protein isoform X2 — MLRRVAAAAARWARPQGIGSPSVYHAVIVIFLEFFAWGLLTAPTLVVLHETFPKHTFLMNGLIQGVKGLLSFLSAPLIGALSDVWGRKSFLLLTVFFTCAPIPLMKISPWWYFAVISVSGVFAVTFSVVFAYVADITQEHERSMAYGLVSATFAASLVTSPAIGAYLGRVYGDSLVVVLATAIALLDICFILVAVPESLPEKMRPASWGAPISWEQADPFASLKKVGQDSIVLLICITVFLSYLPEAGQYSSFFLYLRQIMKFSPESVAAFIAVLGILSIIAQTIVLSLLMRSIGNKNTILLGLGFQILQLAWYGFGSEPWMMWAAGAVAAMSSITFPAVSALVSRTADADQQGVVQGMITGIRGLCNGLGPALYGFIFYIFHVELKELPITGTDLGTNTSPQHHFEQNSIIPGPPFLFGACSVLLALLVALFIPEHTNLSLRSSSWRKHCGGHSHPHSTQAPGEAKEPLLQDTNV, encoded by the exons CCTCAAGGAATAGGCTCCCCTAGTGTGTATCATGCAGTTATTGTCATCTTTTTGGAGTTCTTTGCTTGGGGACTACTGACAGCACCCACATTGGTG GTATTGCATGAAACCTTCCCTAAACATACGTTTCTGATGAATGGCCTAATTCAAGGAGTAAAG GGTTTGTTGTCATTCCTCAGTGCCCCACTTATTGGTGCTCTTTCTGATGTTTGGGGCCGAAAATCCTTCTTGCTGCTAACAGTGTTTTTCACATGTGCCCCCATTCCTCTAATGAAGATCAGCCCATG GTGGTACTTTGCTGTTATCTCTGTTTCTGGGGTTTTTGCAGTTACCTTCTCTGTGGTatttgcatatgtagcagatataaCTCAAGAGCATGAAAGAAGTATGGCTTACGGGCTG GTTTCCGCCACGTTCGCTGCCAGCTTAGTTACCAGCCCTGCAATTGGAGCTTACCTTGGACGAGTGTATGGGGACAGCTTAGTGGTGGTCCTTGCTACAGCAATAGCTCTGCTAGACATCTGTTTTATCCTTGTTGCTGTGCCAGAGTCATTGCCTGAGAAGATGCGACCAGCATCGTGGGGCGCTCCCATTTCCTGGGAACAGGCTGACCCTTTTGCA tctttaaaaaaagTGGGCCAAGATTCCATAGTGCTGCTGATCTGTATCACGGTGTTTCTCTCCTACCTACCTGAAGCAGGCCAGTACTCCAGCTTCTTCTTATACCTCAGACAG ATAATGAAATTTTCCCCGGAAAGTGTGGCAGCCTTTATAGCGGTCCTTGGCATTCTGTCCATTATTGCACAG ACTATAGTCTTGAGTTTACTCATGAGGTCAATTGGAAATAAGAACACCATCTTATTGGGTCTGGGATTTCAAATATTGCAGCTGGCATGGTACGGCTTTGGTTCAGAACCTTG GATGATGTGGGCTGCTGGGGCAGTGGCAGCCATGTCTAGCATCACCTTTCCAGCTGTTAGTGCCCTTGTTTCACGGACTGCTGATGCGGATCAACAGG GTGTTGTTCAAGGAATGATAACAGGAATCCGAGGACTGTGTAATGGTCTGGGACCAGCCCTTTATGGGTTCATTTTCTACATATTCCATGTGGAACTTAAAGAACTGCCAATCACAGGAACAGACCTGGGGACAAACACAAGCCCTCAGCACCACTTTGAACAG AATTCCATCATCCCTGGCCCCCCCTTCCTCTTTGGAGCCTGTTCGGTGCTGCTGGCTCTGCTCGTTGCCTTGTTTATTCCGGAACACACTAACTTAAGTTTAAGGTCCAGCAGTTGGAGGAAGCACTGTGGCGGTCACAGCCATCCTCACAGTACACAAGCGCCAGGAGAGGCCAAAGAACCTTTACTCCAGGACACGAATGTGTGA
- the Slc71a1 gene encoding hippocampus abundant transcript 1 protein isoform X3: protein MQPQGIGSPSVYHAVIVIFLEFFAWGLLTAPTLVVLHETFPKHTFLMNGLIQGVKGLLSFLSAPLIGALSDVWGRKSFLLLTVFFTCAPIPLMKISPWWYFAVISVSGVFAVTFSVVFAYVADITQEHERSMAYGLVSATFAASLVTSPAIGAYLGRVYGDSLVVVLATAIALLDICFILVAVPESLPEKMRPASWGAPISWEQADPFASLKKVGQDSIVLLICITVFLSYLPEAGQYSSFFLYLRQIMKFSPESVAAFIAVLGILSIIAQTIVLSLLMRSIGNKNTILLGLGFQILQLAWYGFGSEPWMMWAAGAVAAMSSITFPAVSALVSRTADADQQGVVQGMITGIRGLCNGLGPALYGFIFYIFHVELKELPITGTDLGTNTSPQHHFEQNSIIPGPPFLFGACSVLLALLVALFIPEHTNLSLRSSSWRKHCGGHSHPHSTQAPGEAKEPLLQDTNV, encoded by the exons ATGCag CCTCAAGGAATAGGCTCCCCTAGTGTGTATCATGCAGTTATTGTCATCTTTTTGGAGTTCTTTGCTTGGGGACTACTGACAGCACCCACATTGGTG GTATTGCATGAAACCTTCCCTAAACATACGTTTCTGATGAATGGCCTAATTCAAGGAGTAAAG GGTTTGTTGTCATTCCTCAGTGCCCCACTTATTGGTGCTCTTTCTGATGTTTGGGGCCGAAAATCCTTCTTGCTGCTAACAGTGTTTTTCACATGTGCCCCCATTCCTCTAATGAAGATCAGCCCATG GTGGTACTTTGCTGTTATCTCTGTTTCTGGGGTTTTTGCAGTTACCTTCTCTGTGGTatttgcatatgtagcagatataaCTCAAGAGCATGAAAGAAGTATGGCTTACGGGCTG GTTTCCGCCACGTTCGCTGCCAGCTTAGTTACCAGCCCTGCAATTGGAGCTTACCTTGGACGAGTGTATGGGGACAGCTTAGTGGTGGTCCTTGCTACAGCAATAGCTCTGCTAGACATCTGTTTTATCCTTGTTGCTGTGCCAGAGTCATTGCCTGAGAAGATGCGACCAGCATCGTGGGGCGCTCCCATTTCCTGGGAACAGGCTGACCCTTTTGCA tctttaaaaaaagTGGGCCAAGATTCCATAGTGCTGCTGATCTGTATCACGGTGTTTCTCTCCTACCTACCTGAAGCAGGCCAGTACTCCAGCTTCTTCTTATACCTCAGACAG ATAATGAAATTTTCCCCGGAAAGTGTGGCAGCCTTTATAGCGGTCCTTGGCATTCTGTCCATTATTGCACAG ACTATAGTCTTGAGTTTACTCATGAGGTCAATTGGAAATAAGAACACCATCTTATTGGGTCTGGGATTTCAAATATTGCAGCTGGCATGGTACGGCTTTGGTTCAGAACCTTG GATGATGTGGGCTGCTGGGGCAGTGGCAGCCATGTCTAGCATCACCTTTCCAGCTGTTAGTGCCCTTGTTTCACGGACTGCTGATGCGGATCAACAGG GTGTTGTTCAAGGAATGATAACAGGAATCCGAGGACTGTGTAATGGTCTGGGACCAGCCCTTTATGGGTTCATTTTCTACATATTCCATGTGGAACTTAAAGAACTGCCAATCACAGGAACAGACCTGGGGACAAACACAAGCCCTCAGCACCACTTTGAACAG AATTCCATCATCCCTGGCCCCCCCTTCCTCTTTGGAGCCTGTTCGGTGCTGCTGGCTCTGCTCGTTGCCTTGTTTATTCCGGAACACACTAACTTAAGTTTAAGGTCCAGCAGTTGGAGGAAGCACTGTGGCGGTCACAGCCATCCTCACAGTACACAAGCGCCAGGAGAGGCCAAAGAACCTTTACTCCAGGACACGAATGTGTGA
- the Slc71a1 gene encoding hippocampus abundant transcript 1 protein isoform X4: MTQGKKKKRAANRSIMLAKKIIIKDGGTPQGIGSPSVYHAVIVIFLEFFAWGLLTAPTLVVLHETFPKHTFLMNGLIQGVKGLLSFLSAPLIGALSDVWGRKSFLLLTVFFTCAPIPLMKISPWWYFAVISVSGVFAVTFSVVFAYVADITQEHERSMAYGLVSATFAASLVTSPAIGAYLGRVYGDSLVVVLATAIALLDICFILVAVPESLPEKMRPASWGAPISWEQADPFASLKKVGQDSIVLLICITVFLSYLPEAGQYSSFFLYLRQIMKFSPESVAAFIAVLGILSIIAQTIVLSLLMRSIGNKNTILLGLGFQILQLAWYGFGSEPWMMWAAGAVAAMSSITFPAVSALVSRTADADQQEFHHPWPPLPLWSLFGAAGSARCLVYSGTH, from the exons CCTCAAGGAATAGGCTCCCCTAGTGTGTATCATGCAGTTATTGTCATCTTTTTGGAGTTCTTTGCTTGGGGACTACTGACAGCACCCACATTGGTG GTATTGCATGAAACCTTCCCTAAACATACGTTTCTGATGAATGGCCTAATTCAAGGAGTAAAG GGTTTGTTGTCATTCCTCAGTGCCCCACTTATTGGTGCTCTTTCTGATGTTTGGGGCCGAAAATCCTTCTTGCTGCTAACAGTGTTTTTCACATGTGCCCCCATTCCTCTAATGAAGATCAGCCCATG GTGGTACTTTGCTGTTATCTCTGTTTCTGGGGTTTTTGCAGTTACCTTCTCTGTGGTatttgcatatgtagcagatataaCTCAAGAGCATGAAAGAAGTATGGCTTACGGGCTG GTTTCCGCCACGTTCGCTGCCAGCTTAGTTACCAGCCCTGCAATTGGAGCTTACCTTGGACGAGTGTATGGGGACAGCTTAGTGGTGGTCCTTGCTACAGCAATAGCTCTGCTAGACATCTGTTTTATCCTTGTTGCTGTGCCAGAGTCATTGCCTGAGAAGATGCGACCAGCATCGTGGGGCGCTCCCATTTCCTGGGAACAGGCTGACCCTTTTGCA tctttaaaaaaagTGGGCCAAGATTCCATAGTGCTGCTGATCTGTATCACGGTGTTTCTCTCCTACCTACCTGAAGCAGGCCAGTACTCCAGCTTCTTCTTATACCTCAGACAG ATAATGAAATTTTCCCCGGAAAGTGTGGCAGCCTTTATAGCGGTCCTTGGCATTCTGTCCATTATTGCACAG ACTATAGTCTTGAGTTTACTCATGAGGTCAATTGGAAATAAGAACACCATCTTATTGGGTCTGGGATTTCAAATATTGCAGCTGGCATGGTACGGCTTTGGTTCAGAACCTTG GATGATGTGGGCTGCTGGGGCAGTGGCAGCCATGTCTAGCATCACCTTTCCAGCTGTTAGTGCCCTTGTTTCACGGACTGCTGATGCGGATCAACAGG AATTCCATCATCCCTGGCCCCCCCTTCCTCTTTGGAGCCTGTTCGGTGCTGCTGGCTCTGCTCGTTGCCTTGTTTATTCCGGAACACACTAA